agttcgtgtttattggacaaccctccatCACTCAACTTGTGATCAATTATATTTGCTAGATTATATAGCctgctttcttcttcaaatcTATATTTGAAATTAGTGGTAAATTGAACATCTGAGAAAAACATTTAGGATTTACTGGACCAATTGTatcttgttattttatttgGCATGTTTGCTCTGCAAGTTCATTAAgtctcttttcttcttcaattcTGAATTTTAAAGTAGCTGATTTTTTAATACTTTTAAGCCTTTCAAAAGTCATTGGTTCAATAATACAAGAACGAAGTCAGTTCTCACTCTGCTAATTGCTACATATGAAATTCCTGCAGTTCTTTCAGTTTGACCGATGTCAATCCATGCCTTTGAAAGGGTTAGTCCTTGGCTCTTGTGTATTGTTATTGCCCAAGCCAATTTTAAAGGGAGTTGCTGTCGCTCATGCAATCCGTCAAGGGTTTGAGAACTAACTGTTATTGGGCATATAGGTACACATGATGAAATAGACTCGCTAATTGAAGGACCTCTGTAGTTGTCAAATTTCACGATAACGCCTTCAGGCAAGTCAGGAGGTTGCTGATTGTCAGCATAAATGAAGTCTATGACAGTTCCAGTTGCACCTTTGCAAAGCCTGACACCTGTCCATAAATTCATAGTAAGCATAACATGCGCACCTTTTGCAAGAAAAATACAAGGCTCTAATCCTGCCATCTCATCAGGGCTAGCTTTCGTAGCTAAATCACTTGAATGACGTGCATTGACATGTGCTATTGGGTGTTGAAGTGCtgacaattttctacgttataaTTTGCAACTTCTTCATTGCTAAAATACAGCCTTGTGGCATCTTGAAATTCAACCAAGTTTGGTGCATTGGTAGGTTGTCGAGTCAAGAGAAGTTTCCAATCTTGTTCAGTGCAATCTCCTGTACGCAGCTGCATGAGAAGTTCTCTAAACTGACTTTGCTCTGGGTTTGAACCTTGAACTCTTTGGTTTACCGACAATTTTATTACATTGGTAAACATTAGGTAAGCTAAATGACCTTGTTCACCTATAGAACTGGTAGGTTTAGAATGGTATAATATGGTTTATCAGCTACAGGTGGTAATTGAGCAGGATCaccaaataatattattgatcgGTGACCAAAAACTTCATCACTTATGCCTGTTGCTTGCCTGCAGCATCTATCAATCCAGCCAAGCATTGTTTGTCCTAGCATTGTTTGTCCTAGAGCATTCATCGATTATAATATAAGCAATGCCTTTCAGGTTGTTTTGTAATCTCACAAGTGCCTGAGCAGTCAACTCCTTGTTGCCTCTTGTGCCAACTGGAAGTTTTAGTAGGGAATGGATTGTACACCCATTTATGTTATAGGCAGCTTTGCCAGTGGTGGCAGTCACTGCGCAAGATGTTCTGAGTAAATTTCGAATGGCATTGATGAGAAACAATGGATCTTTTCGAAAAGCTTTTTCGTAATGTTTCCTTATTATGTTGTACGCATGTGCTTGCATATCACTAAAAGTACTAATGCTAATATTTTGTTGAGGCAATGCAACTAAAAATGTATCCTCTTTAGACTCCAGGAAGGCATTTCTCCTATTATGTGGTGTGCATACTTGCACTTGTCATTTTGCCAGTCATAACTATTATAATCAGGCTGAGGTATTTGTTCAGTTGTGTTAACAAAAGACCCAGGTATAAGATCAGCTAAATGCATCCATTCTTCACATTGTGGCAGTTGTTCTGAGAAGTCCTCCGAATCTGTGTCATTTTCTGACAGATTTTGTAAAGTTTGCAGTTTTTCAAACAAATCAGGTACATGCTGTTTAGCATATTTTGTTTGAAGGAatgctttccatgaagtaatgtATATTTTGTCAGAGCCTGGTTGATTGTCCCAAGCATTTTCCTGTGTGGCCTGCTAGGGTTTGTATCTGAGCAACTGATATTTACAATAAAGGCCAAAATTTGGGCCTTTTggattggaagaaaaaaatgggaaaactCTTGGAATGGTGTTTTGGGGCTGAGTTATTAGctttttgtttacaagtttatATTTAGAGGCAAAATCAATAAAATGTAGCATAACTATATTTGGAATAGTTTCTGCATATTTTTCACGATTTGCATAAACATCCAGCGGTGAGTCATTTGTTGTAATACTGCCATCAAAAGTATTAGTTTTGATTCTGCGAGAACCATCTAGACTGATGGGTATCACAGTAAAGGATGAGCTGACAAGTTTTAGTGACATAAGATGATGCATTGTCTCTTGTGCAGAAAAATTGCATTGGCCAAGTGACTTCATGATCactttttaaattagttttGTAGGGTTATTGCTGTTCTTGCAAGTGTGCATTATAGAATTAAAAGCCTGTTTTAATATTGGTGACCTTGGTTCTCCTTTAGATGCATGTTTCGTAAGGTATTCAACACATGCATGATAATCAACAACCACCTGAATGTCACAGTTTGCCCTCCAGCCTTGCAGCTGGAGACGTTGATGATTATTGAGCCTACTATCATTTCGATTTGTTACTATTTTTGCCTTGTATTTGGCATTTCCATCTTTTGTATGAATAGGTTCAAAGTCTGGCTTTGTACTGGTGCAAGgctgaaattgaaaatgaaaccTACACCTGAGATCTGATTCATtctgtttttttcaaagacaataatttgtACTGCAACGAGTGTCCCTTTGTACCACATTCAATAAATCTACATAATCATCATCAGATTGTTACATATTTACAATATCTTTGTGCTGCCTCTGGCATGGATGAATGAAGGGCTTAATCCAAGAACCTTTGTCTGGTTGGTTTGGATTGTAGGTAGATAATAGCCAGTGTACATATTCACATACAGCTTGAGAAGCTTTTTTGCCTTCCACTATCTGTTCatttagttctagaatatctgTTTGTTCATCTTTATCAATGGACATTTCTGCCAAATAGCCTCTAAGAGCTGTTTCTGAAAGTTGACATAATCCTGGGTCATTCTTAAGTTTTGCTACACCATGACAGTGGATACTACCTCTGGCTTGGTACTCAAATCTGTACCAGTGCCACTCAGCATCTAGTGAACTATACAACCAATGTTTAATGAAGTTTTCTAAACGCTGTGTAAAGAACCAGTCAGTGATGTGAGGATTGTTAATGATATTCTGTCTTCTACTCTCAGGCGTGGTATTGGTTAGTGAGCTGCTAAATACTGTGCATGTAGCTCAGGCCAATGCATGTCAGCAgaggaaaaagtaaaaaagaatgTTGGAGCTCCAACATGACTTATTATTGCTTTTAAATCTTTTTTAGCTTTATGCCAATAAGCATTTGAGCCAGTTATGTTTCTAAGATAGCGTGATAATTTAGATATGAAAACATGTGTGTTGTTTTTAGCTACCATTTGTTGCAGGTCTTCAGCAGTCAGATGTGCTTCCCCAGGATTCTGTTTGAGAAATATTCCTGTTTGCTGTAGAATACGTTTTCTTTGGATCATATTTAAGCAAATCTTGGATGAGTGGCAAAGCGGTATGGCCACCtgccatctttgttttctccAAATCTTAACAGATGCTTAACTCTTTCTGCAAGAGGTTTATTTCTGTGCAATGAAGTATTGGTAGGGTCACCCTTGCCATCTGGAAATAATGTAGGAAAAGCCAATGTTGCTAAGAAGGGATTTACATACTCATTTAATGACTCGTTGCCGGTATTGAGAAATTTGACCTACGTCACCTCTCAATATAAAGTACTCGTTCTTGGCGCCTCAGAAAAATTTTTTCCATTACCTTGCAATTATGAAATATATGAATgactgcaaaaacaaatactttTTTTGCACTTTTAGCTTTCGCCATCATCGTTATCTCGAGAGGTACCTATTAATGAGGCGTAGAATGTTATTGCAAGCtgagacaaacatatttcagCAAGCTTCAAACAGCTTTGTTTTACATCATCGCGAATAGCTTTTCTTTCTTGTGTTACTGGAACTAAGTGATCAGGATTTAAATCACCAGCCAGCTTTTTCTTGACGAACGAgacaattcttggtttttccCTTGTGTTCAGCGTGAATCTTGCGAAGGTCATTTCAGTGTGCTTGCATAGACGCAAGTTTCCTTTTTCATCTTCCGTTTCTCTGTACCCAAACTTCAAAAAGGCTGTCTTTCTCACCTCGAGTTTAGCGTTTTCCACATCTTCACTTCTGGGTATGACAATAAACTACATCCGGCAACGAGGCCCCGGTATGGGGATACCGGGGTTTTGGGGAGAATGTCACTACCTCTTAATCATTGCTGTGCTAGGTCACGCTTGGGCAAGGTGTAGTACCCACTAGCCCCCCTCTTCTGGGTAACCAAAGCAGATGGTGGATTGGCATTCCACTATCTGTACTTGACAAAGCCTGGCCAACGGTGTACTACGGCGAAAGAGGGTGCAAATCCCAACGGCTAGTCAGCGGATGAGCCAGCACTGCAGTGCCGACGCGGTTGACAAAGGGTGTTGTAAACCTGATCTAGGTCTACTTCAGCCATCGGATGCGGTTGGCTGCTCGTGTACAGACTGTCTTGGTCCTTCCTTGCCTCTGTACTTTTGCTTCCAATGGAGAGGGTGCTAGCAGTACTGGGCAAGCTGCTTGCTCCTACAATTGCCCAAGCTAGGTGGGAAGTTGACAAGATCTGTGGCGATGGAGTAAAAGCATACCGGCAGGTTTGATGAACTGGAAGCCGCAGCGTGATCTCTACACACAGGCGGTTGGGGTATGATGGTCGTGCTCCTGCTGAAGAAGGACAGCATTGCAAGGCAGCAGCTCCGATGACCAGGCAGCTCTTTTCAGAGATGCACTGCCTGCCCCAATTCGGGGAGGGTCCTAGAAAAGGTGGACTAAAAATTGCTCGTTCACAAACTCCTGGCTGGCAAGCCGTGGCCAGCGGGAATCCACAACAgcggtggaaaaacaaagaaatcaactaCTAATCTTATCCTGGCATCATGGAATGTCAGAACCCTGTTAGACAATGAAGAGCGACCTGAAAGAAGAACAGCTCTTATCTCTCGAGAACTAGAACGTTACAAGATTGACATTGCAGCACTGCAAGAGACTCGCTTTTCTGACCAGGGACACCTCAAGGAAAAAACTCACACCTACTACTGGTCTGGCAAACCATCTGGTGAGCGAAGAGAAGCAGGGGTTGCTTCTGCAATATCAAATCATCTTGTTAAAGAACTTGAGTCACTGCCAACAGGAAAGAATGACCGTCTGATATCATTACGAATTCACATTGGTCAACAAAGATATCTGACACTGATCTCAGCCCATGCACCAACAATGACAAACGACATTGAGACTAAAGAGCTATTCTATCAATCACTGGACAGCTTGCTCTCCGAGACTCCTGCAGCTGACAAGCTCATTATATTAGGTGATTGCAATGCAAGAGTGGGAAAAGATCATGAAGCATGGCCACAAACATTGGGGAAGTTCGGAAGAGGGAAAATGAACTCAAATGGTGAAATGCTCTTAACAAAGTGTTCTGAATATCAACTGGCTATCACAAACACGTTCTTCAACTTCTCAGACAAGTGGTACTACTCATGGAAACATCCAAGATCTAAGCACCCTACTCTCCTGGACTACATCATTACTAGGAGATCTGATTTGAGGGACTTCCGCAGCACCAGAGCTATGAGGGGAGCCGAGTGCTGTACCGATCACTTCATGATCCGTGCCAAATGTAACATCAAACCAAAACCTCCtcctctgaagaaaaaagggtcAAAACCCCCCAAGAAACTGAACGTAGAGAAACTGAAGAACCAAACTGAGAAAGACAAACTTGTAACCGCGATTAGTGAAAATCTTCCAACTGGTACTATTGAAGAACAGTGGGAAGCCTTGAAAAATGTGGTCTATATTGCTGCATCAGACGTCCTCGGCAAACCTACTAGGAAGCATGCTGACTGGTTTGATGAATCCAATGAAGAAATCATGGAGCTCATCAATGAAAAGAATTTGCTGTTCCAGAAGACACTAGATAGTAGATGTACTAGAGCAACAAAGAACAAATACAAAGGTGTGAAATCTGAACTACAAAAGAAACTGCGAAACATGAAAAACAACTGGTGGACTAAGAAGGCAGCTGAAATCCAGAGTCTGGCAGACCGAAACGACTCTAAAGCGTTCTTTGCATCTCTGAAGAAAGTATATGGTCCGCAGGGTGCATGCTTGGACCCCGTGAAGAGCATTGATGGTAGCATGCTCCATACGGAGAAAGATAAGATTATGGAGAGGTGGAGAGAACACTTCAACCTTCTGCTAAACCCAGAGTCCAGTCGAAGTT
Above is a window of Montipora capricornis isolate CH-2021 chromosome 6, ASM3666992v2, whole genome shotgun sequence DNA encoding:
- the LOC138053914 gene encoding craniofacial development protein 2-like, whose translation is MERVLAVLGKLLAPTIAQARWEVDKICGDGVKAYRQPWPAGIHNSGGKTKKSTTNLILASWNVRTLLDNEERPERRTALISRELERYKIDIAALQETRFSDQGHLKEKTHTYYWSGKPSGERREAGVASAISNHLVKELESLPTGKNDRLISLRIHIGQQRYLTLISAHAPTMTNDIETKELFYQSLDSLLSETPAADKLIILGDCNARVGKDHEAWPQTLGKFGRGKMNSNGEMLLTKCSEYQLAITNTFFNFSDKWYYSWKHPRSKHPTLLDYIITRRSDLRDFRSTRAMRGAECCTDHFMIRAKCNIKPKPPPLKKKGSKPPKKLNVEKLKNQTEKDKLVTAISENLPTGTIEEQWEALKNVVYIAASDVLGKPTRKHADWFDESNEEIMELINEKNLLFQKTLDSRCTRATKNKYKGVKSELQKKLRNMKNNWWTKKAAEIQSLADRNDSKAFFASLKKVYGPQGACLDPVKSIDGSMLHTEKDKIMERWREHFNLLLNPESSRSWCQQHPTATCQVPHGRATNCRRT